A genome region from Leptodactylus fuscus isolate aLepFus1 chromosome 6, aLepFus1.hap2, whole genome shotgun sequence includes the following:
- the LOC142209994 gene encoding olfactory receptor 5V1-like, which translates to MNINHTKVSECILLGFSRIMEHQVFLFPVFLCTYIITVAANLSIIITYKLSLSLHTPMYFFLANFSILEILYISCTVPRMLSDLLSECKVISFSACAIQMYCVTLFGGTECCMLAAMAYDRYNAICHPLLYTRIMSDIVCIQQVIGSYVISAANALIHTLLTFSLPFCGSNEIDHFFCDVPPILELSCQDIWVNELVIFVVGGCVIIGSFIVTIMSYMKIISKILELRSESGRKKTFSTCSSHLIVVAIFYGSAIVMYFRPKSSYKIWKNSVVSLMYTIIAPLLNPFIYSLRNKDVQSNVKNILVRLIELFL; encoded by the coding sequence ATGAATATCAATCACACAAAAGTATCAGAATGTATTCTTTTGGGATTTTCCAGGATTATGGAGCATCAAGTTTTCCTTTTCCCAGTCTTTCTGTGTACGTATATCATCACAGTAGCTGcgaatctatctatcatcattacCTATAAACTTAGTCTAAGTCTTCACACtccaatgtatttttttcttgCTAATTTTTCGAtcttggaaatattatatatttcatgTACGGTCCCTAGGATGTTGTCCGATTTACTGTCAGAATGTAAAGTCATCTCCTTCTCCGCCTGCGCTATACAAATGTATTGTGTTACACTGTTTGGTGGTACTGAATGTTGTATGTTGGCAGCCATGGCTTATGACCGTTATAATGCCATATGTCACCCTCTATTGTATACTCGTATTATGAGTGATATAGTCTGTATCCAGCAAGTAATAGGATCCTATGTTATTAGTGCAGCTAATGCTCTAATACATACACTGCTCACATTCTCATTACCGTTCTGTGGATCCAATGAGATAGATCACTTCTTTTGTGATGTTCCACCAATACTAGAACTCTCATGTCAGGACATTTGGGTCAATGAACTTGTGATATTTGTGGTTGGTGGCTGTGTAATAATTGGCTCATTCATAGTAACAATAATGTCTTATATGAAGATCATTTCAAAAATTCTAGAGCTTCGTTCTGAATCGGGCAGGAAGAAAACTTTTTCAACTTGCTCTTCTCATTTAATAGTTGTTGCAATATTTTACGGTTCAGCGATTGTTATGTATTTTAGACCCAAATCAAGCTATAAAATTTGGAAAAACAGTGTGGTCTCTTTAATGTATACAATTATTGCTCCACTCCTAAACCCTTTTATATACAGTCTGCGAAACAAAGATGTCCAATCAAATGTCAAAAATATATTAGTACGACTGATAGAACTTTTTCTATAG